Proteins encoded in a region of the Planococcus shixiaomingii genome:
- a CDS encoding SDR family NAD(P)-dependent oxidoreductase has translation MPIFSTEALRDKHVLITGATGGIGYETAKLLVKMGARVTVTGRNQEKLEQLEKELLQTASKEQVFVQRADLAKQEERENLVGQAEKQLGFISGLVNSAGIGGGNLVEELDEETLDRVMNLNFKYTLLLTQAVYRKMLEKQEGAIVNLASLSGLRGTHGGTAYAASKFAVVGWTQSMALEAIEHGIRVNAVCPGYVDTEMAWNGIRRRAEKNGISFEEGMKNAASEIPSGRLSTPEEVANTIAFLLTDAAGNIVGESLKISGGSVMR, from the coding sequence ATGCCTATTTTTTCCACGGAAGCATTAAGAGATAAACATGTCCTAATTACCGGAGCAACAGGCGGAATTGGCTATGAAACGGCAAAACTTTTAGTGAAGATGGGAGCCAGGGTCACTGTAACGGGGCGGAATCAGGAAAAGCTTGAACAATTGGAAAAGGAATTGCTTCAAACGGCGAGTAAGGAGCAAGTTTTTGTTCAGCGAGCGGATTTGGCAAAACAAGAAGAGCGCGAAAATCTGGTCGGGCAGGCGGAGAAACAGCTCGGATTCATCAGCGGTTTGGTCAATTCGGCAGGAATCGGCGGAGGCAACCTCGTCGAAGAGCTGGATGAAGAAACGCTTGATCGTGTCATGAATTTGAACTTCAAATACACGCTGTTGCTGACGCAAGCGGTTTACCGAAAAATGCTGGAGAAACAAGAAGGAGCGATCGTTAACTTGGCGTCGCTCTCGGGGCTGAGAGGCACCCATGGCGGTACTGCCTACGCTGCCAGCAAATTCGCGGTTGTCGGCTGGACGCAGTCAATGGCACTTGAAGCGATTGAACACGGCATCCGTGTCAATGCAGTGTGCCCGGGCTATGTCGATACCGAAATGGCATGGAACGGCATTAGGCGGCGAGCGGAGAAGAACGGGATTTCTTTTGAAGAAGGAATGAAAAACGCGGCAAGCGAAATTCCATCCGGCCGTTTGTCGACACCGGAAGAAGTGGCAAATACCATTGCGTTTTTATTGACGGATGCGGCAGGCAATATTGTGGGAGAATCGCTGAAGATTTCAGGCGGCAGTGTTATGAGGTAA
- a CDS encoding M14 family zinc carboxypeptidase: MRKKWASTLGAAGLCAALAMPVYAAETETRPATHHHDYSISGFVDYAELQKSLKQIEASSKGTVQVAVAGKSFEGRDIYTARVGTGEKVILVQSEIHGNEKTGTVALLNLLKTLSGNSAQAKQIREEVTLVFMPMMNPDASEADKRRNSMTWADVVEDYPQLAGAKPSWNYLDRGVSQSYNYGANPGFDVNRDFNPDLEYVPEASDFPGASNLPGWFITPESQTSRDVYKSLQDEFGNVDVFVDLHHQGMYYVAGTNDPVTLSLSAQFVPDPSTPEGAKYGEYAANYNYDFSRQLNVAAYNELQSYGNSKFTNISLYSQGLDLPGTALGSYALNGSGTVLFEVKGQTQSLGQKEKGQLVKSVERGLSAIVESVADGSVENLNPEDYEKIPLTSSRPAN, translated from the coding sequence TTGAGGAAGAAATGGGCGAGTACACTTGGAGCGGCAGGATTATGTGCGGCGCTGGCAATGCCGGTTTATGCGGCGGAGACAGAAACCAGGCCAGCAACGCATCATCATGACTATAGCATTTCCGGATTTGTCGATTACGCTGAACTGCAAAAGAGCTTGAAGCAGATTGAAGCATCAAGCAAGGGAACGGTGCAAGTGGCTGTAGCCGGAAAGTCTTTTGAAGGCCGGGATATTTACACGGCAAGAGTGGGGACGGGAGAAAAAGTGATTTTGGTCCAAAGCGAAATCCATGGCAATGAAAAAACAGGCACGGTGGCGTTGCTTAACTTGTTAAAAACTTTGTCAGGCAACTCAGCTCAAGCCAAACAAATCCGTGAAGAAGTGACGCTTGTGTTCATGCCGATGATGAACCCGGATGCGTCCGAAGCGGATAAGCGGCGCAACAGCATGACTTGGGCTGATGTCGTCGAAGACTACCCGCAATTGGCCGGTGCCAAGCCGTCATGGAACTACTTGGACCGAGGCGTGAGCCAAAGTTATAACTACGGTGCAAATCCTGGATTTGACGTCAACCGTGATTTTAATCCGGATCTTGAATATGTTCCGGAAGCGTCGGATTTCCCAGGAGCCTCCAACTTGCCTGGCTGGTTCATCACTCCTGAATCCCAGACTTCACGGGATGTCTATAAATCTTTGCAAGATGAATTTGGCAATGTAGATGTCTTTGTTGACCTGCATCACCAAGGAATGTATTATGTCGCGGGTACCAATGATCCTGTTACGCTTTCTCTATCCGCTCAATTCGTACCAGATCCATCAACTCCTGAAGGTGCAAAGTACGGGGAATATGCGGCCAACTACAATTATGATTTCTCAAGACAGTTGAATGTGGCTGCTTATAATGAGCTGCAGTCGTATGGCAACTCGAAATTTACAAACATCTCCCTTTACTCACAAGGCTTGGATCTTCCTGGCACTGCTCTTGGCTCCTATGCATTGAACGGCAGCGGCACGGTGCTGTTTGAAGTGAAAGGACAGACGCAATCCTTGGGTCAAAAAGAAAAAGGGCAATTAGTGAAATCAGTGGAACGAGGGCTTTCAGCAATTGTAGAAAGTGTAGCTGATGGATCGGTAGAAAATCTGAACCCTGAAGATTACGAGAAAATTCCACTGACTTCTTCAAGGCCAGCCAACTGA
- a CDS encoding GNAT family N-acetyltransferase: protein MEHLIRSLTMEDLPYLEAMETGIEDDYVKRIFKRLVTAEGNRLYGLFLGDQLASVCGYTIFADRYAMLGRIRSDVRFRGNDLATQLTVYVRDEAFKIPNIHWVGANTQEENTAARRVLEKTGFSEYLPLYGATTKDVSKFEANTSPWAEVHDLERKKAWIDRLYIQTGNIFPYECYYLFPASAELFSDEKLAEWAFYENEAKDRVLITKKDFKKYDYLQAIYPWNDFMEQKGLWETITADYKTVVSEAEEDAYIWMDLTKEQAQSLPEGHGFKLPSPWVLYGVWRKERAAKDPEFAASTPLCKTKNKS, encoded by the coding sequence ATGGAACATTTGATCCGGAGCTTGACGATGGAGGATCTTCCCTACCTCGAAGCAATGGAAACCGGAATAGAAGATGATTACGTCAAAAGGATTTTCAAGCGGCTTGTCACAGCTGAAGGCAACCGGTTGTACGGTTTGTTCTTAGGCGACCAGCTGGCAAGCGTCTGCGGATATACGATATTCGCAGATCGGTATGCGATGCTTGGCCGAATCCGGAGCGATGTCCGGTTCAGAGGCAATGACTTGGCGACCCAATTGACCGTCTACGTAAGGGATGAAGCATTCAAAATTCCGAATATCCATTGGGTCGGGGCAAACACGCAAGAGGAAAACACGGCAGCCCGCCGCGTTCTCGAAAAAACCGGATTCAGTGAATATTTACCGCTCTATGGCGCCACTACTAAAGACGTTTCTAAGTTTGAAGCAAACACTTCCCCATGGGCTGAAGTTCATGATCTCGAACGGAAAAAAGCATGGATCGACCGGTTGTATATTCAAACCGGAAACATCTTTCCATATGAATGCTACTACCTCTTTCCAGCTTCTGCTGAATTATTCTCTGATGAAAAGCTCGCAGAATGGGCATTTTATGAAAATGAAGCCAAAGACCGTGTTCTGATTACAAAAAAAGATTTCAAAAAATACGACTACCTGCAAGCTATCTATCCGTGGAATGATTTTATGGAACAAAAAGGATTGTGGGAGACGATTACTGCCGACTATAAAACAGTCGTGAGTGAAGCCGAGGAAGACGCCTATATCTGGATGGATTTGACGAAAGAACAAGCACAATCTCTGCCGGAGGGACATGGATTTAAATTGCCTTCTCCTTGGGTGCTGTATGGAGTTTGGCGCAAAGAAAGAGCAGCTAAAGATCCGGAATTTGCTGCGTCAACTCCTCTATGCAAAACGAAAAATAAATCTTAG
- a CDS encoding sugar phosphate isomerase/epimerase family protein encodes MKLGVFTVLFSDKSFEDMLSFVSSKGVEAIELGTGGYANDVHCKVDELLADESKLRRFKQQVADAGLTISALSCHSNPLHPQKGIAGPADELLVKTMQLASKLGVPVVNTFSGCPGDHENALYPNWPVTPWPHDFQEVLKWQWEEKLIPYWKEKNDLAESLNVKIGLELHGGFSVHTPATMLKLREACGPAIGANLDPSHMWWQGIDPVEAIKILGRENAIHHFHAKDTIIDQQNMNRNGLTDMTEYSQMRDRAWYFRTVGFGHDSKTWADIISTLRLYDYDYVVSIEHEDGLMSIDEGFTKAVENLKPIIVKESVGEMWWA; translated from the coding sequence TTGAAACTAGGTGTGTTTACTGTATTATTCTCCGATAAAAGTTTTGAAGACATGTTGAGCTTCGTTTCTTCTAAAGGCGTTGAAGCAATCGAATTGGGTACAGGCGGCTATGCGAACGATGTACATTGCAAAGTAGACGAATTGTTAGCGGATGAGAGCAAGCTGCGACGCTTTAAACAACAAGTGGCTGACGCTGGCTTGACGATCAGCGCGCTCAGCTGCCACTCGAATCCGCTTCATCCGCAAAAAGGGATTGCCGGCCCAGCCGATGAATTGCTCGTGAAAACGATGCAGTTGGCTTCAAAACTTGGCGTGCCAGTTGTCAACACGTTTTCAGGCTGTCCGGGAGACCACGAGAATGCGCTTTATCCGAACTGGCCCGTGACTCCTTGGCCGCATGATTTCCAAGAAGTGCTGAAATGGCAATGGGAAGAAAAACTGATTCCCTACTGGAAAGAAAAAAATGATCTGGCGGAATCGCTCAATGTTAAAATCGGTTTAGAGCTTCACGGCGGCTTTTCCGTCCATACGCCGGCGACGATGCTGAAGCTGCGGGAAGCTTGTGGTCCGGCCATTGGCGCAAATCTAGATCCGAGCCACATGTGGTGGCAAGGCATCGATCCGGTCGAAGCCATCAAAATCCTGGGCCGTGAAAACGCCATCCACCATTTCCATGCGAAAGACACCATCATCGACCAGCAGAACATGAACCGCAACGGCTTGACCGACATGACCGAATATTCGCAGATGCGCGACCGTGCGTGGTATTTTCGCACCGTCGGATTTGGCCATGATTCAAAAACATGGGCAGACATCATCAGCACATTGCGTTTATACGATTATGATTATGTTGTCAGCATCGAACACGAAGACGGCTTGATGTCGATCGACGAAGGCTTCACGAAAGCTGTCGAAAACCTAAAACCGATTATTGTCAAAGAGTCCGTCGGTGAGATGTGGTGGGCTTAA
- a CDS encoding LacI family DNA-binding transcriptional regulator codes for MANIQQVAKQAGVSVATVSRVLNGQNKVALKTKQKVEEAIKDLNYEPSMLGRNLRNSESRIVLILIPAISNPFYFEIIKGIENMALSQNYSILLCETDSKPEKEDIYFDLVRKKMADGIISMDPAVNVETLKELAGKYAIIQCSEYGGDIGIPYVTIDNEEASYRAVKHLIQIGHRKIALMNTDEKFLYARERKSGYQRALAEYGIPVIEDYMLYTQHLGFEQGQQAMKKILALPDRPTAVFAVSDLLAIGALKEINAAGLHVPNDMAVVGFDKIDFSNMTNPTLTTIAQPMYKMGTVAAGMLIDLIRGEQVDSVILEHELIIRESTSG; via the coding sequence ATGGCAAACATCCAACAAGTTGCAAAACAAGCGGGGGTATCTGTTGCGACGGTATCGAGAGTATTGAACGGCCAAAACAAAGTGGCTTTAAAAACAAAGCAGAAAGTGGAAGAGGCGATCAAAGATCTTAATTACGAACCGAGCATGCTGGGGAGAAATCTCCGGAATTCAGAGAGCCGGATCGTATTGATTTTGATTCCGGCCATTTCCAATCCGTTCTACTTTGAAATCATCAAAGGCATTGAAAATATGGCCTTAAGCCAGAACTACAGCATCTTGTTGTGTGAAACCGATTCAAAACCAGAAAAAGAAGACATTTACTTTGATCTAGTGCGCAAGAAAATGGCGGATGGCATCATTTCGATGGATCCGGCTGTAAATGTCGAAACATTAAAAGAACTGGCGGGAAAATATGCAATCATTCAGTGCAGCGAATACGGAGGGGATATCGGAATTCCATATGTGACAATCGATAACGAAGAAGCGTCTTACCGGGCGGTCAAGCATCTGATTCAGATTGGCCATCGAAAAATTGCTTTGATGAACACCGATGAAAAGTTTTTGTATGCACGCGAGCGGAAATCCGGCTATCAACGGGCGTTGGCGGAATACGGCATTCCGGTGATTGAAGATTATATGTTGTATACGCAGCATCTTGGATTTGAACAAGGCCAGCAGGCGATGAAGAAAATCCTTGCGCTGCCGGACAGGCCGACCGCGGTCTTCGCTGTGTCAGACTTATTGGCAATCGGCGCCTTAAAGGAAATCAATGCAGCAGGCTTGCATGTGCCGAACGATATGGCGGTTGTCGGTTTTGATAAAATCGATTTTTCAAATATGACCAATCCGACGTTGACCACCATTGCGCAGCCGATGTATAAAATGGGAACCGTTGCGGCAGGAATGTTAATTGATTTGATCCGGGGGGAACAAGTCGACAGCGTCATTTTGGAACATGAACTGATTATACGGGAGTCAACATCAGGTTAA
- a CDS encoding substrate-binding domain-containing protein has protein sequence MKKLLMLLLSFVTVFGLAACGGGGGETGGSSSGDSGGEADDTLKIGISLPSATHGWMGALIDSAEKQAKALQESDGIEYVMTNAADPNKQANDVDDLIAQDVDVIVMLPIESAALTPVGQKIKDAGIPLVIVDRELENDAATVVVKGDNEGIGVNAGKFFVEQLGGKGKVVEISGPPSSVTEQRGSGFKEAVEASEGLEIIASQSGDFSTEKSLEVMQNILQANPQIDAVFTQDDGMALGVLQAIEEAGRTDIQFVTGAGGAKQVFEDIKNDGLMKATFLYSPTMVEDAVKIAADIAKGEEPAETMVVKEATQVTKENVDEFYDPESKF, from the coding sequence GTGAAGAAATTATTGATGTTACTTTTATCTTTTGTCACGGTATTTGGATTAGCGGCTTGTGGAGGAGGCGGCGGGGAAACCGGCGGTTCGAGCTCCGGCGATAGCGGAGGAGAAGCGGATGATACGCTGAAAATCGGAATTTCCTTGCCTTCTGCAACACACGGTTGGATGGGTGCGTTGATTGACAGCGCAGAAAAGCAAGCAAAGGCACTGCAGGAAAGCGACGGCATTGAATACGTCATGACCAACGCGGCAGATCCAAACAAACAAGCGAATGATGTGGATGACTTGATCGCTCAGGACGTGGATGTCATTGTTATGCTTCCAATTGAATCAGCGGCTTTAACTCCGGTCGGACAAAAAATTAAAGATGCTGGCATTCCATTGGTCATTGTTGACCGCGAACTTGAAAACGATGCGGCGACTGTTGTTGTCAAAGGCGATAACGAGGGAATCGGCGTCAACGCCGGCAAATTCTTTGTTGAGCAATTAGGCGGAAAAGGCAAAGTCGTTGAAATTTCAGGCCCGCCAAGTTCGGTGACAGAGCAGCGCGGTTCAGGCTTTAAAGAAGCCGTTGAAGCTTCTGAAGGCTTGGAAATCATCGCTTCACAAAGCGGCGACTTCTCAACTGAAAAATCTTTAGAAGTTATGCAGAACATCTTGCAGGCAAACCCGCAAATCGATGCAGTATTCACACAGGATGACGGAATGGCGTTAGGTGTCTTACAAGCGATTGAAGAAGCGGGCCGTACGGATATCCAGTTCGTTACAGGTGCCGGCGGTGCGAAGCAAGTATTTGAAGACATCAAAAATGATGGCCTCATGAAAGCGACATTCCTGTATTCGCCGACAATGGTTGAAGACGCAGTGAAAATTGCAGCTGATATTGCAAAAGGCGAAGAACCAGCGGAAACAATGGTTGTTAAGGAAGCGACTCAAGTAACAAAAGAAAACGTTGATGAATTCTACGATCCAGAATCTAAATTTTAA